The nucleotide sequence CAACTGACCCTGTCAGATCCATATCGAACACCCTATTTGGCTGTGTGACCACCCAGGGGCCCTATCCAGCTACCAAAAACATTATGTTAATGAGAGAGGAGCCTGACTCCAGGTCACAGGAGTTaaaatgacttcatttggaaTCAAGCACAATAAAGGCATAGCCAAGCTTCTGCCCAGCCAGCACCTCGCTCCGAGGATTCCATTCTGGGAAATATAGTTTCTCTAGAGTCTGAAAGGGACACCTCCCCATGGTTCCAACCTCATGACCAAGTGTCTTTGCTCAGTAAAGAGACAGCTCATACTGTGATCAGGCCCGATGGACcaaggcttttttttaaaaacattttattaggggctcatacaactcttatcacaatccatacatatacatacatcaattgtataaagcacatccgtacattctttgccctaatcactctcagagcatttgctctccacttaagccctctgcatcaggtcctctttttttttcccctccctcccgctcccccctccctcatgagcccttgataatccacagattgttattttgtcatatcttgccctatctggagtctcccttcctccccttctctgccgtccatctcccagggaggaggtcacatgtggatccttgtaatcagttcccccttttctttcttttttttaaaaatttaattttaacaatttattaggggctcatacaattcttatcacagttcatacatatacatacatcaattgtataaagcacatccatacattccctgccccaatcattctcaaggcatttgctctccacttaagccctttgcatcaggtcctcttttttttggtgTGAGGCaccatgctgggagagtggagggtgagtgggttggaaagggggaactgattacaaggatccacatgtgacctcttccctgggagagggacagcagagaaggggggaagggagactccggatagggcaagatatgacaaaataacgaggtataaattaccaagggcacatgagggaggggggaaaggggagggaggggaagaaaaaaaaaagaggaccagttcccccttttcaacccactcaccctccactctcccaacatcgcccctcacaaccctggtcctgaaggtatcatccaccctggattccctgtgcttccagctcccatatgcaccagtgtacaacctctgtcctatccagtcctgcaaggtagaattcggatcatggtagttgggggtgaggaagcatccaggatctgggggaaagctgtgttcttcatcggtactacctcgcaccctgactgacccatctcctctcctaaatccctctatgaggggatctccagtggtcgacacttgggcctcgggtctccactctgcacttcccccttcattcactatggtatatatatatatatatatatatatatatatatatatatatatatatatatatatatacatatatatacataaatatacacacatatatatattcttttttttttcatgatgccttatacctggtccctttggcacctcgtgatcgcaccagctggtgtgcttcttccatgtgggctttattgcttctgagctagatggccgcttgttcaccttcaagcctttaagaccccagacactatctctttcgatagccgggcaccatcagctttcttcgccacatttgcttatgcagccgtttGTCTTCGACGatcgtatcatgaaggtgtgcagccaatgatatgattttttgttctttgatgcctgataactgatccctttgggaccacgcgatcacataggttggtgtgttcttccatgtgggctttgttgcttctgaactagatggccgcttgtttatcttcaagtctttaagaccccagtcactatctcttttgatagctgggcaccatcagctttcttcaccacatttacttgttcaccgactttggcttcagcagttgtgtcgggagagtgagcatcatagagtgccaatttaataaaagaaagtattcatgcattgaaggagtgcttgagtagaggcccaaggtccttctgctaccttgatacgaaACCTATTGAACTCCAATCACAATACGAAAGTCCATCGTAATGGACGGCTGCGAGAGCTGGCAGGGCATGATCACCAGCTGGCTTGTGGCTCTTTCAACTCGAAGACCACCTTTCCTGGACCCAACCACAGAGATAAAGCTCTTCCACAGCCTCTGAAGGAAGCCAGCTATGGGATGCAAACTACGGCATGCAGGACTTCCTAGGATGGGTTAGGCAGACAGACTGATGACTTTGGGTTTTGCCATGGCTGAGGGAACATCTGGCATCAAAAatggccacagaaaatgaaatctgGTTGAGGCTTAAACTTTGTGCCGTTGCTGTCCCTGGAGGTGTTTTAAGCCAACGAGGGACCCATCACTTCCACCCTGTGCCTGACTTTCCCAGCTCTTGCTCTCCATTCAGATTGGGGGACATATTCACCAGCAGTACCACCTGATAGCCCTGGGTTACTCATTTGGTGATAAATTCAtaagccaaagggatcagttatcaggcatcaaagaacaaaaaaaaatcatatcattgtgtgctcacctccttgatacgaccgctgaagacaaatgagtgcataagcaaatgtggcaaagaaagctgatggtgcccggctatcaaatgatatagtgtctgggatcttaaaggcttgaaggtaaacaagctgccatctagctcagaagcaacaaagcccacatggaagaagcacaccagcctgtgcgatcacaaggtgtcgaaggaatcaggtataagacatcatcaaaacaaaaaatcttaccatagtgaatgaggggtggagtgcggagtggagacccaaagcccatttgtaggccactgaacatccccttacagaagggtcttggggaggagatgaaccagtcagggtgcaatgtagcaacgatgaaaaatacaactttccccactgtcatgatctgaattctaccttgcaagtctgggtagaccagaggatgtacactggtacagatgggaactggcaacaatgagaatccagggcagatgatcccctcaggaccagtggtgtgagtggcgatactgggagggcacatggagggtgtgttggaaagggggaaccgatttcaaggatctacatgtgacctcctccctggggaacagacaacagaaaagtgggtgaagggtgaccagattttaacatcgataaagcgggacaccattgataaaactcatatcctggcgaaatagccacatggcagccgaaaaccatataccctagcttgtcgtgcattctttccaaaattcgggacttttaaaaaacgctACAGGacacgggacaaattgttaaaaatcaggactgtcccgccaCAAGCGGGACGtctgagcaagatatgacaaaataataatttataaattatcaagggttcatgagggaggggagagtggggaaggagggataaaaatgaggatatgatgccaggggcttaggtggagagaaaatgttttgagaatgatgagggtaatgaatgtacaaatgtgctttacacaattgatgtatgtatggattgtgataagagttgtataagcccctaataaaatgattttttaaaaattcataaaccAATTGCCTTAGTTCTTTCTAAAATGACCTGTTTATAGTTTTAGCCCATTTTCTATGAAATTATTTGTATTTAAATGTGTAAGACTGCATGAAAGTAAAACTACAGATATATCTCCCATAAACATAGACAACCCTCAACAGAATATTAACAAAATAAATCTCACAATATGCAAATAGGGTAATACATCTCAACCAAATTGGATTCATCCCAGGAATGTAAGGCTGGGATGAATCAACATTAAAACATCAATCAATATAATTCACCATATTAAAAAGGTTACAGAAGAAAAATTACATGATAATTCAATAGAAACAGGAGCAAACTGATAAAATTCAGCACtgatgatgatttttttaaaaccaagcGAATCAGTGAACTAGAAATAAAACAGCAGATGTTTAACCTGATAAAAGGCATCTACAAAAACTTGtatccaaaaaaaacaaaacttgtaTCCAACACCACACTCCCTGGTAAAAGATGGAATATTTTGTCCTAGACTGGGAACAAAACACAAATGTCTCTTTCGTGGCTTCAGTTTCACATCATATGCAAGCATTGATCCAGTACCATGAGGCAGGAAAAAGAAATACAAGACTTAAAGATTAGAAAAATAAACAACATTGATGAACAGTATCCAAGAAGACCAAAATAAACGGACCCACACGTCACATTTAAGGTTGGAGCGTTTGATATTGTTGTGATGTCAACTGTACACCAATGGAGCTATAGACTCAAAACATGCCAATAAAAATACCAGCAATAGTTTATAGATATGGATGCATTGATTTTGACGTCTATTTGTAATTACAAAGGAATTAGAATAGCCAAGACAATGTTGAAGAATAAGAATGAAACTGGAGAACAATGATGGTTTTAAGACTCACTGTAAAGTGATAGGAATCAAAATAAAGTAGAATAAGCCTTGATCCCTCCCTTACATGATATGTAAAAACGGACCTTGGATCTAAATATAACAtgtagaaaattttaaattctgggggtgggggggggaggagaaaatCATTGTGATCAAACGTTAGGTAAACAGTTCTTAGATTTAATCCAAAAGCCTGATCCATGAAGAGAAATAGAGGCAAATTGTACCTTATCACTGTTAAACTTACTCTGTAAAGAGAAGGCTAAAGACAAGTCACAGACTGGCAGAATATATCAATAAATCCCACATATGCTGAATGTACCTGTGTCCAAAATATAActgaaaattctttttaaaaaaaaacagaaccaaTACAGAGGTATCAGTCATtaaaggtcaccctcttgaagctgggttatatgagtttccattttttggtatgtgaaacccagaattgatgagaCAGCATGTAGCATTAGGGGGTCTGTGGGGAGGGGTATAGTGGTGGTAGTGGGGGGCTGTGTTGTAAACGGGAGATGATGCCAAGGAGTCTGTGGAGAAAAAAACTGTTTGGAAACTgacggtggtagcaattgtacaaatcCACTAGGtgagattgaaatatggaatgatatgatacgtGAGTTAAATCCCaactagaagaaagaaaaaccaatagCAAGAAAATCTAAAAGAAGAGAGTGAGAGGGCTGGAAAATGTGAAGAGACATTTTACTAACGATGGTAAATAAGCCACACAAATAGACTCCCACCGTTGCTCGCCGTTGGCTGCCCGTGATCCCATTTCACAGCAATCCCGTGTGCTTCAGAGTGCAGCTActccgtagggttttcttggctgtgatctttttttaaatttttaataaatcattttattgggggctcttccagctacttaacaatccatgcatccattgtgtcaagcatatttgtgtatatgttgccatcatcttttacaaaacattttctttctacttgagcccttggtatcagctcctcattttcccctccctcccccaaccacccaccctcatgaacacttgataaattataaattattagtattattttatcttatgtaTTCTGCCGTCTCCCTTTAtccgtgtttctgttgttcatcaccctgaggggaggtgttatacatcaatcattgtgatcagttccccctttctctccccaccctcatggtatcggtattcccaatattggtcctgaagggtttatctaacctggattccgtgtgtcgagagctctttccTGGATCCATGCACGTGctctggtatagctggatttgtaaggtagaatttgcgtCATgataatgggtagtgggggaaggaagcattaaagaactagaggaatgttgtatgtttcatcggtgctatactgcgccttggctggctcatctcttccttgtggcccttctgtgaggggatgtccaattttctacagatgggatttggatcTTCACTCCACCCCTCCTTGTTTGCACTGAAAAAAttatttgttttgtgtcttctgatgcctggtacctgatcatgtcaatgcctcatgatcacacgggctggtgtgcttcatgtggactttgttgcttcccagctacatgactgcttgcttatcttcaaatctttaaggccctggatgctatatgttttaatagccaggcaccatcagctttcttccccacacaaTCTTAATGGAGGCAGAGggcctagtgggttcaaactgccaatcttggaGATAACAGGTAAGCGCAAAGCGGGCCACCATGCGTCATTGTTGCATGTTGTCGAGGTggctctgactcagcgaccctaggTGACAGGAGAACGTTCTCAGCGGGTCTCTCCAGCTgtgatctttatgagagcaggtcAGAGAGGCCTGTACATCCTTGGCGATTCTcccccgacctttcagttagcagggagACACTTCACCACTGACTAAGAAACACAAACCATGTGATACCCCACGCTTATTCTAATGGCTACAATTGAAAAGATGGACAACGCCAGGGGTTGACGAGAAGGTGGAGGAAGCGAACTCACATGGGCCATTGGTAGCCATGTAAAAATGTGCAATCACTGTGGAAAACAGTCTGACCAATAAAGGCATGTCCAGATAATCAATATGGATCGAGTcataaatacaaattaaaattatAACAAGGGACCTATTCAAAAtgcactgtcatggagtcgatgctgatttctagcaaacctacagggcagagtagaacttccctgtggatttctaggactgtacatctttatgggagcaggaaacctcatctttctcccgaggagtcccTGGTGGTTGGTTTGAGCTGTTAaaattatggttagcagcccaaccagggCTCTTGAAGATACCTATTAGAACGGCTAAAGTGAAAAACACACGCAAAAAACCCCACAACATAAAGCACTGGCAAGGACGTGTAGCAACTAAAACTTGGTACATTGCTCATGAAAATGCAGCCTGATACCATCATTTTGGAAAATAGTTTGGCGGTTCTTTATTAAGTCAGACATGTGATTACCAAGTGGCCCAGCAACCCCTCTTGTAGGCTTTGCTCAAGTAACAGGAGAGCTTCCTTGTCATACACAAACCTGCACACAACGTCTACCGTAGCTGGGTAGTCATTAAAACACAGGACACAGCATCCGTCCACTGACTAGACAAGCTGTGGCGAGTTCATAGCCTGGGAAATGATTCAgcaatagaaaaacaaacaaaaaccatcgaTGTCCCTAACAAGACACAGGATGAACTTCAAATGTATTTCtctaagtaaaaaacaaaacacgcaGACTCAACAGGCGGTATGATTCCACTAACATGAAATCCCAGAAAAGCCAAGAGAGAGCCAGTGGTAGCGAGGGGGAGCTGTCACAATGGGGAAGCACAAAGGATGTTGGTGGGGGTAGGGTGATGAGATTCTTCTGTGTAGCATTGTGTGGTTATAGGAAACTTCATTGGTCAAAACTGTTACAATTGTACATCACAAAGAATCAAATAAGAACATGGTTGGTTCTGTAGGCTCCGGTGTTAAGTACATTGTTACAGTCACCTTGTCAATCCACCTCCAGTGAGGGGCTTCCTCGTTCTCACTGGCCCTCCTATTTAATCAAGCATGACATTCTTTCCCAGGACGGGTCCCTCCCAATGACATATCCAaggtgcatgagacaaagtctcaccattcccaAGGACAGatcgtttgttcttctggtagtgtgTGATATAATGTTCTTTGCCAATAAccgaatttaaatgcatcaattttccaTTCTTCCTCACTCACTGTCCAGCCTTCACGTGCATCTGAGGTGGTTGAAAACACCCTGACTtttgtcaggcgcaccttagtcctcaaagggcccCTGTGCTTTTTAAGATGGTCAAcaagtctcgtgcagcagatgtcCTCAACGCAACGCATCATTTGATTCCTTGCCTGCTGCTCCCATGCACGTTGATTGTGAACCCAGGTACAATGAAATTCTTGATCATTCTAGTCTTTTCTCCAGGTATGATGATGCTGTCTGCTGACCTGGTGGGGaggactttcttttctttccatcgAGTTAtgaccatactgaaggcttcgatccttgatcttcctcagcaagtgcttcaaatcctcttccttCCAgccaacaaggttgtgtcatatgtaTATTACAGGTTAATGACCTTCCTCCAACCCTAATGCCACGCTCTTGTTCACGTAGGCCCAGTGTCTCAGGTgccttgctcagcacacagagtgaACAGTGTGGGGAAAGGACACACGTCTGGTGcccacctttcctgcttttaagctGGGTCAGATTGCCTCTTCGTtcatgtacagtttccacaggAGCAACattaagtgttctgggattcctatttgtgttaggccaggttgacaagagaaacaaatccggagacactcgtgtgtaagagctttatatcaaagagcaattgtacattgagaaaatatcccagcctagtccggatcaagtccataagtcctacagtagcctatatgtctgatactcattctaaattcctcttcagactcacgcagaccatgcgatgatgccgaatacagtaagatcacaggccgaTGGGTGACCAGTCTCGTGGACTGAGTATCAGTGGAAGCATCACGGGGCTGGTGTGGGCCTCTGCCACGTGGTTTGCTTAGGTCTCAGCTTGGCTCCACCTGACTTGCCAACAGGAAGGTCAGGCTGAGCGAGAGTGTGGCCAGCCTCCAGGGCGAAAGAAaggaagctcccagaatcctcaaaattttacttacacatgatgttaatgatattgagTGATCATTTCCACATTCTGCTAGGGCGCCTTTCTTGGAATGAACATAGATACAGATCTCCTCAAATCGGCTGGCCTGgtggctgtcttctaaatttcttggtctACACTAGTGACTGCTTCATTAatcaaaaaatgtttttaaaaacatattaattaatgttacattaaggtctggagccttgttttgtgctaatGCCTTTACgcaacttggatttcttccttcaataccatcattTCTAGATGATATGCTACCTCTCGAAATGACTGAATGTCAACCAAGTTTTTGTATCTATACAGTGACTGTATTTCTTTATCTTCTTTTGCCGCTTCTggtatcattcaacattttgcctaaagagtcctTCAGAATTGTCACCCAAGGCtgggttgattttttttccttaagttctttcagtttgagatatgctgaacatattcctcacttgttaATGTTCTCACTCCAGGTCGTTGCCCGGCCCATGAtgatgctttactttgtcttctcaagctgccttttgaaagtcCTGTTCCGCTCCTGCACTTCACAGCGGCTCCCATTTACCTTGGTTATCACTCCACCTTCCAGAGCACGCTCCAGtcccttctgacatgcacttgagtCTGTCTTTCTGTCCTGCCTTCTTCATGACCTTCCTTCACTTCGATATCCTTGATGCTATCTACCTGCATATCTCACCTTGGTCAAGTCCAGCAAGTGTATTTCCTTTCCCTGAAAAAGTGAAGAACCTTCAACTGCTTGGGGCTGATTTTCCACACTGTTGCTTACatttcacacacacccctcccacccTTTTGCATTTGCCTTGCGTGCCGTGCTGTTCTCATTGATCAGTTCTGGGGGCGAACTTTCAGTGCAGCTGTCCGTTCGAAATGCTTCCACTCTCCTGACACAGCCCAGTAAGTGGAGTTCCACCTCACGGGTCGGCCATTCCCTGGGCACTGAAGATTCCGCTCCGTTGCCTGTAGGACGGAGAGCAACGGAGttgaagccactgccatcaagtggattccgactcacagtgccctacaggacagagcagaagggcccctgtgggttcaGAGACGACACCTGTttagggagcagagagcctcttctGTCTCCCTCTGAGGGCCTggcggtttcaaagtgctgaccctgcagtgagcagcccaacttgtacccacgatgccaccagggccgcAAATCTCTTGGGACACTTTTAGGGCTTTGTCTTAGCTGTCAGAATGCTTACCAGGGTGTTTAGACAGACATGGTTTCCATGTATCAGATACATAGTTGCTCAGAATTTCAAATCCAAGGACCCATGCTTCCCCTATCTCTGGGGACTTTTATTTCTCCCTTTcccagacatctctctctctttttcaaatcattttattgggggcccgtacaactcttatcacaatctacccattgtgtcaagcacatttgtacatttgtcgccatcatcattctcaaaacatttgctttctactcaacacttggtgtcagcttctcattttcccctccttccctgcccccactccctaacgaagccttgataatttataaataatttttatcttgtcaagtcttacactgcctgacatctccctacatccacttttctgttcctAGTATAGCTACCCTCATTATTGGGCCTCAGGGTTTTTTcggtcccagcttccctgtgtttccagttcctatctgtaccagtgtgcatcctctggtctagtccctGGCATTGCTTTCTGGATCCTACATTGTGCATGTTGGCCCTTCTGGAAACATCCTCTGTGTATCTTTCATGTGTTCCATCACTGTCCTGTGTTGGGTTCCAGAGACTTGTGAGTCTCTCCATTGACGACTTCTCTCGTTGGCTGATCTCCTCTAGACTCAGCCTACCTTCTGCTCATGAGCAGCAAGGGGCCCTTCTCTGCCTGAACTTGCAGCTCCAAGATGTTGTCAAGGAGATGTTGGGTTTGCGCTCTCCTCTCCTGCAACATGGCAGAGAACGATGGCTTCACGATGCCTCTCAGAGAGACGGACAGAGCAGGCCCCAGGCAGGCAAGGGCTCCAGGAGCACCTGCCTTCTTTGTGGTGTTTGCTTACTGAGCCTGACAACGTGGAGTCTTCAAGGCTGAGTAACCCCTTTTGTACCAATAAAGCAACACTAATGAGGGCTTCCAGCTGGGgttctaacaacaacaaggaaggGGTGGCTTACCGAGCTTCTTGTTGCAACAGCACAGGCCAAAGGGGGATATAAAAGCCCGGACCTCCCGGAGCAAGcacctcactcactgccttcctcccttcctcatccCACCACCTCCTCCAGTCCACACTCCTACCATGGCTGACACCTGCTACTCCAGGACCTGTGTTCCAGCTGGGTCCACCAGGTCCATCTGCTCCAGCGACAGGAGCTATGGCAGCCGGGTCTGCATGCCCAGTGCTTGTACTGGTCCCTCCTGGGAGGTGGACGACTGCCCGGAGAGCTACTGTGAGCCACCCTGCTGCGCCTCCTCCTGCTGCCAGTCCTCCTCCTGCTGTGCTTCCACCTGCTGTGCCCCCTCCTGCTGCCAGTCCTCCTGCTGTGCCCCAGCCTCCTGCCTGACCCTCATCTGCAGCCCTGTGAGCTGTGGGTCCAGTCCCTGCCAATCAGGCTGCACCAGCTCCTGTGGGCCCTCCTGCTGCCAGTCCTCCTGCTGTGCCCCAGCCTCCTGCCTGACCCTCATCTGCAGCCCTGTGAGCTGTGGGTCCAGCCCCTGCCAATCAGGCTGCACCAGCTCCTGTGGGCTCTCCTGCTGCCAGCCAGTGTGCTGCTCATCCTCCCCCTGTTGTGTGCCTGTCTGCTGCACAACTGCTCCCTGCTGTGTGCCTGTCTGCTGCAGGCCCATCTGCCGTGGGACAGTCCCCTGCTCATCCTCCTCTTGCTGCCAGCCCTGTGCCCCCTCCTGTTGCAAACCCTCCTCCTGCATGTCCCTCATCTGCCAACCTGTGTGCAAGCCTGCCTGCTgtgcccctgcctcctcctccatgtccctgctctgccgccCCGCGTGTCCCCGCCCAGCCTGCTGTGGCACCTCATCCTGCCAGGGGACCTACTGCTGACCATGCACTCCCTTGGGCCAGCTGGGCTCCAGGCCCTTGATGGTTGGTTCCTCATATCCAGTTTCACTCAGGTCATGACCTTGTTAGGTGGCTCCCCACACctgaggatggggcacccctgtgTCTCCACAGTCCCAAAGTGACTGCTGCCTTTTGCCCTCCTGGGAAACCCaagctttctcttcccatctCCACCTGCCTACTGGggtcccctttctctcctcctggTTCTGGGCTTCATGACACATGACCTTGACTTCCAGCTTGTAAGCACAACATTGGCACCTGAATAAACACCTCTGGATCAGCTAATTCAGTTTCCTGTCATCAATTCACGGGGGAACACACGGTTTTGAGCAGACATCGGTGTCCCTGCTACGAGTGTTCTCAGAATGTCTGATTTCCCTCAGAGGCACAGGCAGGTCTCTCTCCTCTGGGAGGGTGCCCAGGACTCCACTGGTCCGGAAGGATCACCTCGAATGTGAACATGGCGGGATGTGGAGAAGCCCCATGCCATGATCCTCCTGAGTGCAGTCGGGGTCCTCCCCAGCTCCCTTGCCTGCCCTGTGGGGACATCCCGGCTCCAGGTCCTCACTGTTAGGGTCTCACCTGCACAGCTCTGTTTGCCGCTCCATGTCCCTCACCTGGTTTCTGGCATTCCCACCTAGATCTCTTTGGGGGTTTGTCTTCTCCCTCAAGGTGAGATCCAGGGGGCTACCTCTTGCCTCCCCTCAGCTCCCAGGAAAGCCAGGGGCAGGGGTACCCAAGGGAgccattgttgacttgtgtattcAATGCAAGATGAAGGTCCTGGGAGGgttttaggagccctggggaAGCAGTGGTTAGGTATTGCGCTGCTAGCTCCAAGTtttgtggttcaaaaccaccagctgctctgaaagagaaagacgaggctttctactcataaaggattacagtcttggaaactcacagggaaagtccaactgtgtcccacagggtcccgagggaacttgacagcagtgagctgGTCAGTCGGTGATCAAAGAGGAAGTCCTCTGCCCTCAGTCTCCTGAGGTGAATTCACACCACACATGGTGGCTAAAACACAGGAGATGATTGTCCCGCAGCCCTGGAGGCTAAGAGTTCGACCCTCGGGGGTCAGTTCCCTGCTGCAGGTTCCTCCCCCGGCAGACCCTCCCCCCCCATGGTGTCGGTCTTCCCCCTGCGTGTCTTTCTCAGAGTCCTTTCCATTTTGTGAGGGATTAGGTGTAGAGCCCACCTTGCTGTGCTAACTCCTCACTAACACAAAACC is from Tenrec ecaudatus isolate mTenEca1 chromosome 2, mTenEca1.hap1, whole genome shotgun sequence and encodes:
- the LOC142441307 gene encoding uncharacterized protein LOC142441307 encodes the protein MADTCYSRTCVPAGSTRSICSSDRSYGSRVCMPSACTGPSWEVDDCPESYCEPPCCASSCCQSSSCCASTCCAPSCCQSSCCAPASCLTLICSPVSCGSSPCQSGCTSSCGPSCCQSSCCAPASCLTLICSPVSCGSSPCQSGCTSSCGLSCCQPVCCSSSPCCVPVCCTTAPCCVPVCCRPICRGTVPCSSSSCCQPCAPSCCKPSSCMSLICQPVCKPACCAPASSSMSLLCRPACPRPACCGTSSCQGTYC